One genomic region from Oncorhynchus gorbuscha isolate QuinsamMale2020 ecotype Even-year linkage group LG13, OgorEven_v1.0, whole genome shotgun sequence encodes:
- the LOC123992564 gene encoding amyloid beta precursor protein binding family B member 1-like isoform X3: MGGHDDDDEMSYHVANNHHQDEVLKNKLNDSGLWSDQESTGGNNAKWVKEGQNQLRKVAEKHQDQNGNQEDFSPHNTTEEEQRNEEQTKSPKTAKTILKEPVLIDTLLSAEDKEGEGEENDKEKEDPSEAAEEACSFIEEERESEQSNVEAEREGGGVARNPCLLFSNVNGTPSDEESNWPALSQESSAEIPPNGNKESFWDSEAFEADTDLPSGWMRVRDTSGTYYWHIPTGTTQWEPPSPLDKVGDSMMSSSMSLETTPCEEEQEETWGDLSNPDEVTSDGELWKEGEVASDQSLKEFEGATLRYASINLNCSQSEEEENLDPHGTDLEAKYFAVRSLGWVEMSEEDMAPAKSSVAVNNCIRQLSYHKHNLHDTAGIWGEGKDMLMVLENDTMNLIDPLGQTLLHSQPIASIRVWGVGRDNGRERDFAYVARDNLTQVLKCHVFRCDSPAKNIATSLHEMCSRIMTERKLSKPFLSRYNSDQCKAMEIPTQEFPVPKNENFQRFLVYYLGNVPVTKPVGVDTINDALEAAMNSTRKQDWTPVSVNVAPATLTILTRETEEVMSECRVRFLSFMGVGKDIHTFAFIMAKGPGDFICHMFWCEPNAASLSEAVQAACMLRYQKCLDARPPSLGSCLPTPPADSMARRVRMGVQSLLGSFKQYRSGSQSP, translated from the exons ATGGGTggccatgatgatgatgatgaaatgtCTTATCATGTAGCCAACAACCATCATCAAGATGAAGTGCTGAAAAACAAATTGAATGACAGTGGCCTTTGGAGTGACCAAGAATCCACTGGTGGCAACAATGCTAAGTGGGTCAAGGAGGGCCAGAACCAGCTGAGGAAAGTTGCTGAGAAACATCAGGACCAGAATGGAAACCAAGAGGACTTCTCCCCTCATAACACCActgaggaggagcagaggaacgAGGAGCAGACCAAATCTCCCAAGACCGCCAAGACCATCCTCAAGGAGCCAGTACTCATTGATACTCTACTGTCTGCCGAGGATAAAGAGGGTGAGGGCGAAGAAAATGACAAAGAAAAGGAAGATCCATCTGAGGCAGCTGAAGAGGCCTGCAGTTttatagaggaagagagggagtccGAACAGAGTAATGTGGAggctgaaagagagggaggtggggtggCTAGAAATCCCTGTCTGCTGTTTTCTAATGTGAATGGAACACCAAGTGATGAAGAATCCAACTGGCCTGCACTGTCTCAGGAAAGCAGTGCTGAAATCCCTCCAAATGGAAACAAAG AGTCCTTCTGGGACTCGGAGGCCTTTGAGGCGGACACAGACCTGCCCTCTGGGTGGATGCGGGTTCGAGACACCTCAGGCACCTATTACTGGCACATCCCTACTGGAACTACTCAGTGGGAGCCCCCCTCCCCTCTGGACAAGGTGGGAGACTCTATGATGTCCTCCAGTATGTCCCTGGAGACAACACCCTGTGAGGAAGAGCAGGAG GAAACATGGGGAGACCTCTCTAACCCAGATGAAGTGACTAGTGATGGAGAGTTGTGGAAG GAGGGAGAGGTGGCTTCTGATCAGAGCCTGAAGGAGTTTGAAGGGGCAACCCTGCGCTATGCATCCATCAACCTGAA CTGTTCccagtctgaggaagaggagaaccTTGATCCCCATGGCACTGACTTGGAGGCTAAG TATTTTGCTGTGCGCTCTCTGGGCTGGGTGGAGATGTCTGAAGAGGACATGGCACCAGCGAAGAGCAGCGTGGCTGTCAACAACTGCATTAGACAGCTGTCCTACCATAAACACAACCTCCATGACACTGCTGGCATCTGGGGAGAG GGTAAGGACATGCTGATGGTCCTGGAGAATGACACTATGAATCTGATCGACCCACTGGGCCAGACTCTGCTGCACTCCCAGCCTATTGCCAGCATCCGCGTGTGGGGTGTGGGCCGAGACAACGGCAG GGAAAG AGACTTTGCTTATGTAGCGCGAGACAACCTGACCCAGGTACTCAAGTGTCACGTGTTCCGCTGTGACTCACCTGCCAAGAACATTGCCACCAGTCTGCATGAGATGTGCTCCAGG ATAATGACAGAGAGGAAACTATCCAAGCCATTTCTGAGCAGGTACAATTCTGACCAGTGCAAAGCCATGGAGATTCCTACTCAAG AGTTTCCCGTTCCAAAAAATGAGAATTTCCAACGTTTCCTTGTGTATTACCTTGGTAACGTCCCTGTGACCAAGCCTGTAG GTGTGGACACAATCAATGATGCTTTGGAGGCTGCAATGAACAGCACAAGGAAGCAGGATTGGACCCCCGTCTCTGTCAACGTGGCCCCTGCCACTCTCACCATCCTCACCAGAGAG ACTGAGGAGGTGATGTCAGAGTGCCGGGTGCGGTTCCTGTCTTTCATGGGTGTGGGAAAGGACATCCACACCTTTGCCTTCATCATGGCCAAGGGCCCCGGGGACTTCATCTGTCACATGTTCTGGTGTGAGCCCAACGCTGCCAGCCTGAGTGAGGCGGTGCAGGCCGCCTGCATG CTGCGCTACCAGAAGTGTCTGGACGCGAGGCCTCCCAGCCTGGGCTCCTGCTTGCCCACTCCGCCTGCTGACTCCATGGCCCGCCGGGTCAGGATGGGGGTCCAGAGTCTGCTGGGAAGCTTCAAGCAGTACAGGTCAGGGTCCCAGTCCCCCTGA
- the LOC123992564 gene encoding amyloid beta precursor protein binding family B member 1-like isoform X2: MGGHDDDDEMSYHVANNHHQDEVLKNKLNDSGLWSDQESTGGNNAKWVKEGQNQLRKVAEKHQDQNGNQEDFSPHNTTEEEQRNEEQTKSPKTAKTILKEPVLIDTLLSAEDKEGEGEENDKEKEDPSEAAEEACSFIEEERESEQSNVEAEREGGGVARNPCLLFSNVNGTPSDEESNWPALSQESSAEIPPNGNKESFWDSEAFEADTDLPSGWMRVRDTSGTYYWHIPTGTTQWEPPSPLDKVGDSMMSSSMSLETTPCEEEQEETWGDLSNPDEVTSDGELWKEGEVASDQSLKEFEGATLRYASINLNCSQSEEEENLDPHGTDLEAKYFAVRSLGWVEMSEEDMAPAKSSVAVNNCIRQLSYHKHNLHDTAGIWGEGKDMLMVLENDTMNLIDPLGQTLLHSQPIASIRVWGVGRDNGRDFAYVARDNLTQVLKCHVFRCDSPAKNIATSLHEMCSRIMTERKLSKPFLSRYNSDQCKAMEIPTQEFPVPKNENFQRFLVYYLGNVPVTKPVGKGRMGVDTINDALEAAMNSTRKQDWTPVSVNVAPATLTILTRETEEVMSECRVRFLSFMGVGKDIHTFAFIMAKGPGDFICHMFWCEPNAASLSEAVQAACMLRYQKCLDARPPSLGSCLPTPPADSMARRVRMGVQSLLGSFKQYRSGSQSP, from the exons ATGGGTggccatgatgatgatgatgaaatgtCTTATCATGTAGCCAACAACCATCATCAAGATGAAGTGCTGAAAAACAAATTGAATGACAGTGGCCTTTGGAGTGACCAAGAATCCACTGGTGGCAACAATGCTAAGTGGGTCAAGGAGGGCCAGAACCAGCTGAGGAAAGTTGCTGAGAAACATCAGGACCAGAATGGAAACCAAGAGGACTTCTCCCCTCATAACACCActgaggaggagcagaggaacgAGGAGCAGACCAAATCTCCCAAGACCGCCAAGACCATCCTCAAGGAGCCAGTACTCATTGATACTCTACTGTCTGCCGAGGATAAAGAGGGTGAGGGCGAAGAAAATGACAAAGAAAAGGAAGATCCATCTGAGGCAGCTGAAGAGGCCTGCAGTTttatagaggaagagagggagtccGAACAGAGTAATGTGGAggctgaaagagagggaggtggggtggCTAGAAATCCCTGTCTGCTGTTTTCTAATGTGAATGGAACACCAAGTGATGAAGAATCCAACTGGCCTGCACTGTCTCAGGAAAGCAGTGCTGAAATCCCTCCAAATGGAAACAAAG AGTCCTTCTGGGACTCGGAGGCCTTTGAGGCGGACACAGACCTGCCCTCTGGGTGGATGCGGGTTCGAGACACCTCAGGCACCTATTACTGGCACATCCCTACTGGAACTACTCAGTGGGAGCCCCCCTCCCCTCTGGACAAGGTGGGAGACTCTATGATGTCCTCCAGTATGTCCCTGGAGACAACACCCTGTGAGGAAGAGCAGGAG GAAACATGGGGAGACCTCTCTAACCCAGATGAAGTGACTAGTGATGGAGAGTTGTGGAAG GAGGGAGAGGTGGCTTCTGATCAGAGCCTGAAGGAGTTTGAAGGGGCAACCCTGCGCTATGCATCCATCAACCTGAA CTGTTCccagtctgaggaagaggagaaccTTGATCCCCATGGCACTGACTTGGAGGCTAAG TATTTTGCTGTGCGCTCTCTGGGCTGGGTGGAGATGTCTGAAGAGGACATGGCACCAGCGAAGAGCAGCGTGGCTGTCAACAACTGCATTAGACAGCTGTCCTACCATAAACACAACCTCCATGACACTGCTGGCATCTGGGGAGAG GGTAAGGACATGCTGATGGTCCTGGAGAATGACACTATGAATCTGATCGACCCACTGGGCCAGACTCTGCTGCACTCCCAGCCTATTGCCAGCATCCGCGTGTGGGGTGTGGGCCGAGACAACGGCAG AGACTTTGCTTATGTAGCGCGAGACAACCTGACCCAGGTACTCAAGTGTCACGTGTTCCGCTGTGACTCACCTGCCAAGAACATTGCCACCAGTCTGCATGAGATGTGCTCCAGG ATAATGACAGAGAGGAAACTATCCAAGCCATTTCTGAGCAGGTACAATTCTGACCAGTGCAAAGCCATGGAGATTCCTACTCAAG AGTTTCCCGTTCCAAAAAATGAGAATTTCCAACGTTTCCTTGTGTATTACCTTGGTAACGTCCCTGTGACCAAGCCTGTAGGTAAGGGACGCATGG GTGTGGACACAATCAATGATGCTTTGGAGGCTGCAATGAACAGCACAAGGAAGCAGGATTGGACCCCCGTCTCTGTCAACGTGGCCCCTGCCACTCTCACCATCCTCACCAGAGAG ACTGAGGAGGTGATGTCAGAGTGCCGGGTGCGGTTCCTGTCTTTCATGGGTGTGGGAAAGGACATCCACACCTTTGCCTTCATCATGGCCAAGGGCCCCGGGGACTTCATCTGTCACATGTTCTGGTGTGAGCCCAACGCTGCCAGCCTGAGTGAGGCGGTGCAGGCCGCCTGCATG CTGCGCTACCAGAAGTGTCTGGACGCGAGGCCTCCCAGCCTGGGCTCCTGCTTGCCCACTCCGCCTGCTGACTCCATGGCCCGCCGGGTCAGGATGGGGGTCCAGAGTCTGCTGGGAAGCTTCAAGCAGTACAGGTCAGGGTCCCAGTCCCCCTGA
- the LOC123992564 gene encoding amyloid beta precursor protein binding family B member 1-like isoform X4, translated as MGGHDDDDEMSYHVANNHHQDEVLKNKLNDSGLWSDQESTGGNNAKWVKEGQNQLRKVAEKHQDQNGNQEDFSPHNTTEEEQRNEEQTKSPKTAKTILKEPVLIDTLLSAEDKEGEGEENDKEKEDPSEAAEEACSFIEEERESEQSNVEAEREGGGVARNPCLLFSNVNGTPSDEESNWPALSQESSAEIPPNGNKESFWDSEAFEADTDLPSGWMRVRDTSGTYYWHIPTGTTQWEPPSPLDKVGDSMMSSSMSLETTPCEEEQEETWGDLSNPDEVTSDGELWKEGEVASDQSLKEFEGATLRYASINLNCSQSEEEENLDPHGTDLEAKYFAVRSLGWVEMSEEDMAPAKSSVAVNNCIRQLSYHKHNLHDTAGIWGEGKDMLMVLENDTMNLIDPLGQTLLHSQPIASIRVWGVGRDNGRDFAYVARDNLTQVLKCHVFRCDSPAKNIATSLHEMCSRIMTERKLSKPFLSRYNSDQCKAMEIPTQEFPVPKNENFQRFLVYYLGNVPVTKPVGVDTINDALEAAMNSTRKQDWTPVSVNVAPATLTILTRETEEVMSECRVRFLSFMGVGKDIHTFAFIMAKGPGDFICHMFWCEPNAASLSEAVQAACMLRYQKCLDARPPSLGSCLPTPPADSMARRVRMGVQSLLGSFKQYRSGSQSP; from the exons ATGGGTggccatgatgatgatgatgaaatgtCTTATCATGTAGCCAACAACCATCATCAAGATGAAGTGCTGAAAAACAAATTGAATGACAGTGGCCTTTGGAGTGACCAAGAATCCACTGGTGGCAACAATGCTAAGTGGGTCAAGGAGGGCCAGAACCAGCTGAGGAAAGTTGCTGAGAAACATCAGGACCAGAATGGAAACCAAGAGGACTTCTCCCCTCATAACACCActgaggaggagcagaggaacgAGGAGCAGACCAAATCTCCCAAGACCGCCAAGACCATCCTCAAGGAGCCAGTACTCATTGATACTCTACTGTCTGCCGAGGATAAAGAGGGTGAGGGCGAAGAAAATGACAAAGAAAAGGAAGATCCATCTGAGGCAGCTGAAGAGGCCTGCAGTTttatagaggaagagagggagtccGAACAGAGTAATGTGGAggctgaaagagagggaggtggggtggCTAGAAATCCCTGTCTGCTGTTTTCTAATGTGAATGGAACACCAAGTGATGAAGAATCCAACTGGCCTGCACTGTCTCAGGAAAGCAGTGCTGAAATCCCTCCAAATGGAAACAAAG AGTCCTTCTGGGACTCGGAGGCCTTTGAGGCGGACACAGACCTGCCCTCTGGGTGGATGCGGGTTCGAGACACCTCAGGCACCTATTACTGGCACATCCCTACTGGAACTACTCAGTGGGAGCCCCCCTCCCCTCTGGACAAGGTGGGAGACTCTATGATGTCCTCCAGTATGTCCCTGGAGACAACACCCTGTGAGGAAGAGCAGGAG GAAACATGGGGAGACCTCTCTAACCCAGATGAAGTGACTAGTGATGGAGAGTTGTGGAAG GAGGGAGAGGTGGCTTCTGATCAGAGCCTGAAGGAGTTTGAAGGGGCAACCCTGCGCTATGCATCCATCAACCTGAA CTGTTCccagtctgaggaagaggagaaccTTGATCCCCATGGCACTGACTTGGAGGCTAAG TATTTTGCTGTGCGCTCTCTGGGCTGGGTGGAGATGTCTGAAGAGGACATGGCACCAGCGAAGAGCAGCGTGGCTGTCAACAACTGCATTAGACAGCTGTCCTACCATAAACACAACCTCCATGACACTGCTGGCATCTGGGGAGAG GGTAAGGACATGCTGATGGTCCTGGAGAATGACACTATGAATCTGATCGACCCACTGGGCCAGACTCTGCTGCACTCCCAGCCTATTGCCAGCATCCGCGTGTGGGGTGTGGGCCGAGACAACGGCAG AGACTTTGCTTATGTAGCGCGAGACAACCTGACCCAGGTACTCAAGTGTCACGTGTTCCGCTGTGACTCACCTGCCAAGAACATTGCCACCAGTCTGCATGAGATGTGCTCCAGG ATAATGACAGAGAGGAAACTATCCAAGCCATTTCTGAGCAGGTACAATTCTGACCAGTGCAAAGCCATGGAGATTCCTACTCAAG AGTTTCCCGTTCCAAAAAATGAGAATTTCCAACGTTTCCTTGTGTATTACCTTGGTAACGTCCCTGTGACCAAGCCTGTAG GTGTGGACACAATCAATGATGCTTTGGAGGCTGCAATGAACAGCACAAGGAAGCAGGATTGGACCCCCGTCTCTGTCAACGTGGCCCCTGCCACTCTCACCATCCTCACCAGAGAG ACTGAGGAGGTGATGTCAGAGTGCCGGGTGCGGTTCCTGTCTTTCATGGGTGTGGGAAAGGACATCCACACCTTTGCCTTCATCATGGCCAAGGGCCCCGGGGACTTCATCTGTCACATGTTCTGGTGTGAGCCCAACGCTGCCAGCCTGAGTGAGGCGGTGCAGGCCGCCTGCATG CTGCGCTACCAGAAGTGTCTGGACGCGAGGCCTCCCAGCCTGGGCTCCTGCTTGCCCACTCCGCCTGCTGACTCCATGGCCCGCCGGGTCAGGATGGGGGTCCAGAGTCTGCTGGGAAGCTTCAAGCAGTACAGGTCAGGGTCCCAGTCCCCCTGA
- the LOC123992565 gene encoding integrin-linked protein kinase: MDDIFTQCREGNAVAVRLWLDNTENDLNQGDDHGFSPLHWACREGRSSVVDMLIMRGARINVMNRGDDTPLHLASSHGHRDIVGKLIQCKADTNTANEHGNTPLHYACFWGQELVAEDLVTNGAQVNICNKYGETPLDKAKPHLREALQEKAEKLGQSLTKVPFKDTFWKGTTRTRPRNGTLNKAAGIDFKQLSLLAKINENQSGELWQGRWQGNEVVVKVLKVRDWSTRKSRDFNEEYPKLRIFSHPNVLPMLGACQSPPAPHPIIITHWMPYGSLYNVLHEGTNFVVDQTQAVKFALDIACGMAFLHTLEPMISRHSLNSKSVMIDEDMTARISMSDVKFSFQCPGRMYSPAWVAPEALQKKPEEINRRSADMWSFAVLLWELVTREVPFADLSNMEIGMKVALEGLRPTIPPGISPHICKLMKICMNEDPAKRPKFDMIVPILEKMQDK, from the exons GGATGACCATGGCTTCAGTCCTCTCCACTGGGCCTGCAGGGAAGGCCGCTCCAGCGTGGTGGACATGCTCATCATGAGAGGGGCTCGCATCAACGTCATGAACAGAGGAGATGACACGCCCCTGCACCTGGCCTCCAGCCACGGACACAGAGACATCGTGGGCAAG CTGATCCAGTGCAAAGCAGACACCAACACTGCCAATGAGCACGGCAACACACCATTGCATTACGCCTGCTTCTGGGGACAGGAGTTAGTGGCTGAG GACCTGGTGACTAACGGAGCTCAGGTGAACATCTGTAATAAGTATGGAGAAACTCCTCTGGACAAAGCCAAACCTCACCTACGTGAAGCCCTCCAAG AGAAAGCAGAGAAGTTGGGCCAGAGTTTGACCAAGGTCCCCTTCAAGGACACGTTCTGGAAAGGCACCACCAGAACTCGACCCC GTAACGGCACGTTGAACAAAGCAGCGGGCATTGACTTCAAACAGCTCTCCCTCCTGGCTAAGATCAATGAGAACCAGTCTGGAGAG TTGTGGCAAGGCCGCTGGCAGGGGAATGAGGTTGTGGTGAAAGTGTTGAAGGTCCGCGACTGGTCCACCAGAAAAAGCAGAGACTTCAATGAGGAGTATCCCAAACTCCG GATATTCTCCCACCCCAATGTGCTGCCCATGTTGGGAGCGTGTCAGTCTCCTCCCGCCCCTCACCccatcatcatcacacactgGATGCCCTATGGCTCCCTCTACAACGTGCTTCACGAGGGCACCA ACTTTGTGGTTGACCAGACACAGGCGGTGAAGTTTGCTTTGGACATTGCCTGTGGGATGGCCTTCCTCCACACGCTCGAGCCCATGATCTCTCGACACTCTCTCAACAGCAAGAGTGTCATG ATCGACGAGGACATGACAGCCAGGATCAGCATGTCAGACGTCAAGTTCTCCTTCCAGTGTCCTGGCAGGATGTACTCCCCAGCATGGGTAGCCCCTGAAG CCCTGCAGAAGAAGCCTGAAGAGATCAACCGGCGGTCAGCAGACATGTGGAGCTTCGCTGTGTTGCTATGGGAGCTGGTGACCAGGGAGGTGCCCTTCGCTGACCTCTCCAACATGGAGATTGGCATGAAG GTGGCCCTGGAAGGCCTACGACCCACAATTCCTCCGGGCATCTCACCCCACATCTGCAAGCTCATGAAGATCTGTATGAACGAAGATCCAGCCAAGAGGCCTAAATTTGACATGATCGTACCCATCCTAGAGAAAATGCAGGACAAGTGA
- the LOC123992564 gene encoding amyloid beta precursor protein binding family B member 1-like isoform X1: MGGHDDDDEMSYHVANNHHQDEVLKNKLNDSGLWSDQESTGGNNAKWVKEGQNQLRKVAEKHQDQNGNQEDFSPHNTTEEEQRNEEQTKSPKTAKTILKEPVLIDTLLSAEDKEGEGEENDKEKEDPSEAAEEACSFIEEERESEQSNVEAEREGGGVARNPCLLFSNVNGTPSDEESNWPALSQESSAEIPPNGNKESFWDSEAFEADTDLPSGWMRVRDTSGTYYWHIPTGTTQWEPPSPLDKVGDSMMSSSMSLETTPCEEEQEETWGDLSNPDEVTSDGELWKEGEVASDQSLKEFEGATLRYASINLNCSQSEEEENLDPHGTDLEAKYFAVRSLGWVEMSEEDMAPAKSSVAVNNCIRQLSYHKHNLHDTAGIWGEGKDMLMVLENDTMNLIDPLGQTLLHSQPIASIRVWGVGRDNGRERDFAYVARDNLTQVLKCHVFRCDSPAKNIATSLHEMCSRIMTERKLSKPFLSRYNSDQCKAMEIPTQEFPVPKNENFQRFLVYYLGNVPVTKPVGKGRMGVDTINDALEAAMNSTRKQDWTPVSVNVAPATLTILTRETEEVMSECRVRFLSFMGVGKDIHTFAFIMAKGPGDFICHMFWCEPNAASLSEAVQAACMLRYQKCLDARPPSLGSCLPTPPADSMARRVRMGVQSLLGSFKQYRSGSQSP; encoded by the exons ATGGGTggccatgatgatgatgatgaaatgtCTTATCATGTAGCCAACAACCATCATCAAGATGAAGTGCTGAAAAACAAATTGAATGACAGTGGCCTTTGGAGTGACCAAGAATCCACTGGTGGCAACAATGCTAAGTGGGTCAAGGAGGGCCAGAACCAGCTGAGGAAAGTTGCTGAGAAACATCAGGACCAGAATGGAAACCAAGAGGACTTCTCCCCTCATAACACCActgaggaggagcagaggaacgAGGAGCAGACCAAATCTCCCAAGACCGCCAAGACCATCCTCAAGGAGCCAGTACTCATTGATACTCTACTGTCTGCCGAGGATAAAGAGGGTGAGGGCGAAGAAAATGACAAAGAAAAGGAAGATCCATCTGAGGCAGCTGAAGAGGCCTGCAGTTttatagaggaagagagggagtccGAACAGAGTAATGTGGAggctgaaagagagggaggtggggtggCTAGAAATCCCTGTCTGCTGTTTTCTAATGTGAATGGAACACCAAGTGATGAAGAATCCAACTGGCCTGCACTGTCTCAGGAAAGCAGTGCTGAAATCCCTCCAAATGGAAACAAAG AGTCCTTCTGGGACTCGGAGGCCTTTGAGGCGGACACAGACCTGCCCTCTGGGTGGATGCGGGTTCGAGACACCTCAGGCACCTATTACTGGCACATCCCTACTGGAACTACTCAGTGGGAGCCCCCCTCCCCTCTGGACAAGGTGGGAGACTCTATGATGTCCTCCAGTATGTCCCTGGAGACAACACCCTGTGAGGAAGAGCAGGAG GAAACATGGGGAGACCTCTCTAACCCAGATGAAGTGACTAGTGATGGAGAGTTGTGGAAG GAGGGAGAGGTGGCTTCTGATCAGAGCCTGAAGGAGTTTGAAGGGGCAACCCTGCGCTATGCATCCATCAACCTGAA CTGTTCccagtctgaggaagaggagaaccTTGATCCCCATGGCACTGACTTGGAGGCTAAG TATTTTGCTGTGCGCTCTCTGGGCTGGGTGGAGATGTCTGAAGAGGACATGGCACCAGCGAAGAGCAGCGTGGCTGTCAACAACTGCATTAGACAGCTGTCCTACCATAAACACAACCTCCATGACACTGCTGGCATCTGGGGAGAG GGTAAGGACATGCTGATGGTCCTGGAGAATGACACTATGAATCTGATCGACCCACTGGGCCAGACTCTGCTGCACTCCCAGCCTATTGCCAGCATCCGCGTGTGGGGTGTGGGCCGAGACAACGGCAG GGAAAG AGACTTTGCTTATGTAGCGCGAGACAACCTGACCCAGGTACTCAAGTGTCACGTGTTCCGCTGTGACTCACCTGCCAAGAACATTGCCACCAGTCTGCATGAGATGTGCTCCAGG ATAATGACAGAGAGGAAACTATCCAAGCCATTTCTGAGCAGGTACAATTCTGACCAGTGCAAAGCCATGGAGATTCCTACTCAAG AGTTTCCCGTTCCAAAAAATGAGAATTTCCAACGTTTCCTTGTGTATTACCTTGGTAACGTCCCTGTGACCAAGCCTGTAGGTAAGGGACGCATGG GTGTGGACACAATCAATGATGCTTTGGAGGCTGCAATGAACAGCACAAGGAAGCAGGATTGGACCCCCGTCTCTGTCAACGTGGCCCCTGCCACTCTCACCATCCTCACCAGAGAG ACTGAGGAGGTGATGTCAGAGTGCCGGGTGCGGTTCCTGTCTTTCATGGGTGTGGGAAAGGACATCCACACCTTTGCCTTCATCATGGCCAAGGGCCCCGGGGACTTCATCTGTCACATGTTCTGGTGTGAGCCCAACGCTGCCAGCCTGAGTGAGGCGGTGCAGGCCGCCTGCATG CTGCGCTACCAGAAGTGTCTGGACGCGAGGCCTCCCAGCCTGGGCTCCTGCTTGCCCACTCCGCCTGCTGACTCCATGGCCCGCCGGGTCAGGATGGGGGTCCAGAGTCTGCTGGGAAGCTTCAAGCAGTACAGGTCAGGGTCCCAGTCCCCCTGA